In Columba livia isolate bColLiv1 breed racing homer chromosome 28, bColLiv1.pat.W.v2, whole genome shotgun sequence, the genomic stretch ctgtcccatgtccccacaccCCTGGTGACATgtcctcctgctgtccctgttcTGGCGACATGTCCTCCTGTTGTCCCATGTCACCACACCCCTGGGGACATgtcctcctgctgtccctgttcTGGCGACATGTCCtgctgtcccatgtccccacacccttggggacatgtcctcctggtgtccctgttCTGGGGACCTGCCCTCctcctgtcccatgtccccagggacctgtcctgctgtcccatgtccccacgcCTTGGGGGACCTGCCCCCTTggtgtccctgccctggggacctGCCCTCCTTGTGCCCCATAACCCCACACCACTGGGGACCCGTCCTATtgtccccaccatccccatTGATGCCAACAGCCCCGCAGGTGCCCCCTGGGCACTTTCCAGCTCCCAAgggtttttcttcccccttttttaagGCACCATTTTGTTCTCTCTCCTCCTGGCAGGATCCCAGCGCCATGGCTGACGACGACCTGAGCGCCCGAGCCACCAAGAAGGGAGATTTGGCACCCGGCGGCACCCGGGGCGGCGCGACCGAGTCGAGCACGttgctgcaggggctgcagggcacCATCTCGTAAGGGCAGCGCTCGCTCTCCCCCGGGCAGCTCTTCCCGTTAGTCTGAGCGTCACCCCGTGTGGGTTCATTTAATAAGGTTGATTCATTTGCAGCCGCGGGGTCCGAAGCGTCGCGGTGCCTTGTGGCTTCTTGCGCTGCGGAGCGGCGCTTGGATTGGGTGCAAAAATCAGTTTGGGGCCGATGGGTTTGCTGCAGCCCCCCCGGGAGGGAGCCGGGCGGGTTGGGGAGTGGCGCGGGTGTCGTCCTGCTCTGTGCTAACGCCTTTTGTCTCTGTCCCGCGCAGCAAATCCGTGCAGAACAAAGTGGACGCCATCCTGGTGAGTGTCCCCGCGACACGGCGTGTGGGAGCGAGGCGTCTCCCACCCCTCGCCCAGAAACCTGGTGATGGGTTCTGCTGGAGCCCATTTGCTGTCACATCACAATCTGGCTGCGGGGATGAGCCCTGAGAAACTGGGGGGACAACCCTTCCCCGTCCCCTCGAGGGGCAGCTCCTGTCCCCTCATGCACCCAGTGGCTGACAAAGCCACCCATGGGTTATGTTGTTAAGAGGGTAACGAGCGCCGCCTGTTCCTTATTTTGGATCCTTAACCTTTGTCTCTGGTCCGTTCTCCCCCTCCCCGTGGACCCTTTGAGCGCAGCAAGATGTCCAGAAGTTTTCGGACAACGACAAGCTCTACCTCTACCTCAAGCTGCCGTCGGGGCCGAGCCTGGGGGAGAAGAGGTGGGTGCTGGAGCCGCCTCGGGGACAGCGGGGGCTGTAGGGTGATAGCGGGTGACACCGATCGCGAGAGGCCGGGGGAGGGATTGCTACGCTCTGCCTCCATCCACGCTGCTTTTTCCCTGATTGCATATTTCTCTTGGGCTCccccggggcagcgggagccTGGACCTGAGCTCGCTGAGCACGGCCGAGTACATGCACGCGTGCAACTGGATCCGGAACCACCTGGAAGAGCACACGGACACCTGCCTGCCCAAGCAGGACGTCTATGACGCCTACAAGTGAGCGCGGGGGCTGCTCTGGCACCGGGAGGCTCCGGGGAGCCCAGTTTGGAGGGCGGCGAGCGCCGGGGGTTGTTTGGGAACAGCCCAACCACAGGCTTCCGAAACGCCAGCGGGGAGCACACCGGGCAGGATGGCGTTAACCGCGGCTCTCCCCGGCAGGCGATACTGCGACAACCTCTGCTGCCGCCCCCTGAGCGCCGCCAATTTCGGCAAGATCATCCGGGAGATCTTCCCCAATATCAAAGCCCGGCGGCTGGGGGGCCGCGGACAGTCGAAATATCCTTCTGCGCGCCCGGGAGCCGCTCGGGCtggcggcagcagctgctgcttcgCCGGTTTTTCCCGTTCCTGAGCCCATCGTGAGCCCGCTGGGAGTCGTGACCGGTCGCGTCCGCGTCGGTGTGACCGCAAAACGCCTTAACGCTGCCAAACGTACTGCTACAGCGGGATCCGGAGGAAGACGGTGGTCAGCCTGCCGCCCCTGCCCAGCCTGGACCTCAAAGTGACCGAGACCGTAAGTCCTGCTGGcggggggacacatggggagGGGACACCCAGGGGGTCCCTCGGTTCGCCGCCAGGGCTGCCGGCACTGATAGACCCGGTGTGGGGATCTCCGCTCCCCAATGGTGCCACCAGAGCTGATTGCCAACACAACCCCGTGAAACGCGTGGCCCGTGGCCACTGTGCCTGCGTGGCCACCGCCCCCTTGGGCAGGGTAACGAGCCCCCTCGCTCGTTAGGTCTAATGAAGACGCAGTGGGGAGGGATGCGCTCTCCAGGAGCAGGTTCTGCTTGGTCCCCCAACGGTTGTGACTCCTCGGGGTGTCAGGATGGGGCCCCGCACGCATCGGGGGGTCCCGTCGGTGCTGGGGGTTGACGGCTCGTCCCACCAGCAGCAGTCGGAGCTGGCGGACCTGGTGCAGTCGTACAGCAGCGAGGTGATGGAGGCGGCCTGCGCCCTCACCTGCGACTGGGCCGAGAAGATCCTCAAGCGCTCCTTCAACAACATCGTGGAGGTGGCGCAGTTCCTCATCCAGCAGCACATCATCAGCGCCCGCTCGCCCCGCGCCGACCTCGTCATGGCCATGGTGGTCTCGGGTGGGTGACGGGGTCCCCTGGGGTGCTGCGTCCCCCCCGCTCCGGCTGCCCACGGCGGGGATGGGGGGATCCCCCTTTGTCACCTGCGCACCCACAGAGCGCACGGAGAAGAGCCACCGTGAGAGCCGGACGCCAACGGCAGGGAAGAAGAACGGGCTGGACGCTGCTGAGAGCGGCGACAGGAACCAGGGGCAGGTGAGACCCCGCCTGGGGGGCAGCCAGGACCCCTGGGTCCCCAGACCCGCCGCAATGTCCCCCTGCCACCACCGCTTTGCCCGCAGACGGAGAGCGGCCCCAAGCCCCCCGTTCCACCCCGGCCAGAGAAGAAGAAACCCCCGGAGCCCCCCAGGACGGGCAGCAGCCCCCAGGTGAACGCCCTGGTCGCCcgcctgcccctgctcctgccccgcgTCCCACCGGGCGACCGATCGGCGCTACCCGGCGCCACCGTCCGCTCCTCCCCTCCCATCCTGGCACCCAAAATCACCGCTGCCCCCCTGGGGGCCACCGTGAAGGTGGCCCTGCCGCTGCCCGTGGGCACGGcgtccccctccctgccccccggGGCCAATGGGGCGGCCGGGCTGCTGAGCCAACAAGCCACCGTCCCCATCCTCAACGTGCTGCTGCCCGGCGTGGGCGTccctgccgccgagagccccccgaACCCCCGCGGCACGGCGGGCAGCGAGGGTCCCCAGGACTCACAGCGCCCCAAGGCCACCAAGCGTCCCCCGGAGCCGGCTGGTGACACCGCCCCGCAGAAGCGGAGGCGGGGGCGGCCGCGGAAGAGGCCGGAGGACGCGGGGGACACGGCGGAGCTTCAGCGCAGGGACGATGGCGGTGGCTCTCCCGGTGGTGGCGGTGCCACCGGTCCCCTTGGGGACAGCCCGGCCGGGGGGTCCCTGCCCAGCCAGGTCAGCGTCATCCAGGACGGCAGGCCCGGGGCCAAGGTCACCGATGGCTGCAAGTTGGCACTGGAGGAGGGGACAGCACAGCAGAGCCCAGACCAGGCCAGGTCCCCCATGGGTGACACCGGGGGCTCCTGCACCCCCCAGGATGGGGGGGATCCCCCCGCACAGCGTGATGGACACACACAGGCAGGGActggtcctgctgctgccacctcccagCCCTTGGATGTGTCCCCGTGTGTCACTTTGTCCCAGGGGGGCTCGCCAGGGCTCTGTGCCCACCCTGGCACTTAGGGGGTGTCCCTTGCCTTGTCCCTTCATTAAAAACCAAGTGCTCTGTCCGTCCTGTCTGTGGCCTCTAGTGGGGGGGCTGGAGACCCTGCATGGTGGGTGGGGGGTCCTGTGGAGGTGACACCAGTGCCACATCCCCTCCCTGGGGGTGTCAAACACGCAGGATGGGTGTCACAGCCccgggggtggggggacaccTGCGGAGGGGACACCCGTGGGGTCCCTCGGTtcgctgccggggctgcaggcgCTGACAGACCCGGTGGGGGGGCTCCGCTCCCGGCCGGCGCCGCCAAAGACGATTTTCAACGAAAAAACCGACGTTTTTGGCCAACCCCGCGAAACGCGCGAACTGCGGCCACTGCGCCTGCGTGGCCACGCCCATTGCCACATGACCACGCCTCTTCGTATGACCACGCCCCTCAATTCGCTCCTgggatcccagaatgtcaggggttggaaggggcccttgtggccaggaagccaatgggacctggggtgggttagaagggggtggtcagtaggtcagagaggttctcctgcccctctgctctgcccttgaatAAAGGGTTGAGTTCAGATACTATAAGGATACACTTGagaaacatatatacatatatatacacatatatatataaaatatatgcagccatagcaccctgagaataCCCCATCTtgtctgatctgggaagctaagcagggtcgggcccggtcagtacttggatgggagaccgtACAGATACACAggcatagcaccctgagaacacctgatctgggaagctaagcagggtcaggcctggtcagtgcttggatgggagaccagctgggtccagagaggttctcctgcccctctgctctgccctggggagaccacacctggaatcttgtgtccagctgtggcccctcagctccagcaggacagggaactgctggagagagtccagtgcagccaccaagatgctggagggagtggagcatctcccgtgtgaggaaaggctgagggagctggggctctggagctggacaagaggagcctgaggggggactcattgctggggatcaagatggaaaggggcagtgtcaggaggatggagccaggctcttctggtgacaaccagggacaggacaaggggcaatgggtgcaaactgcaacacaggaggttccgctggaagatgagaagcaacttgttggggtgagggtggcagagcctggcccaggctgcccagggggttgtggagtctccttctgtgcagacattccaacccgcctggacaccttcctgtgtaacctcatctgggtgttcctgctccggggggattgcactggatgggctttccagggccctccaacccctCACACTCTGGGGCTCTGGGCTCACTCGTGTCTCCGcgctggcccctctccagcaggtcccttTCCCCCGGCAGTCCGCcgggccggcagggggcgcTGGCGGGCGGGCAGGCCCATCCCGTCCCCTCAGCCCCGTGAGGTGGCGGCGCGCGCAGCCCGGGGCCTCCCCCGCTCCGCCCGCTCCGCTCCGGCCCCGCGCAGGTGAGCGCCGAACCGGCCCCGGGAGCACCGGGAGCACCGGCCGGGGGaacccccgccccccccgcggcCTCCCCTGCGTCCCCGCGGCCTCCCCGCCACCCCGGGCCTGTCCCCCCGGCCTGGGCCGCGGCGGCGCCGTCACCCCGGGCGGGGGGGTGAGTAGGGGGGGGGTCTCCGGAGTCGGTTTTGCGGTCGCTCCGGGAGCTCAGTCGCCGGTCCCGACCCGCGGTTCTTCCCGGGGAGCCGCCGCTTCCTCCCGGGGCCTCCGGGGCTCTGCGGGCCGCGGCGCCTCGTCGCGCAGGAAAATCAccttttccccttgtttttttcttatttttataataCTTTTCCTCCTCCCCGGCAGCAGCCGATCGGCCCCGAGCCCGCGGAGCCGCTGCCGCAAGATGAGCCGCCTGCGCTGCCCCGAGCGTCGGCATCCCCGGGCGGAGAGGCGGCCGGACGGGCCGGGATCGCTCCAGGTACGGCCGCTGGTCctgccccttccccttctcctccttccccttcttctccttttccttctccttcttctcctctccttcttctccttctcccctcttgtcctccttcctcccctccttctttcttcctcccctccttctttcttcctcccctccttctttcttcctcccctccttctttcttcctcccctccttctttcttcctcccctccttctttcttcccctt encodes the following:
- the RFX5 gene encoding DNA-binding protein RFX5 isoform X1, producing the protein MADDDLSARATKKGDLAPGGTRGGATESSTLLQGLQGTISKSVQNKVDAILQDVQKFSDNDKLYLYLKLPSGPSLGEKSGSLDLSSLSTAEYMHACNWIRNHLEEHTDTCLPKQDVYDAYKRYCDNLCCRPLSAANFGKIIREIFPNIKARRLGGRGQSKYCYSGIRRKTVVSLPPLPSLDLKVTETQQSELADLVQSYSSEVMEAACALTCDWAEKILKRSFNNIVEVAQFLIQQHIISARSPRADLVMAMVVSERTEKSHRESRTPTAGKKNGLDAAESGDRNQGQTESGPKPPVPPRPEKKKPPEPPRTGSSPQVNALVARLPLLLPRVPPGDRSALPGATVRSSPPILAPKITAAPLGATVKVALPLPVGTASPSLPPGANGAAGLLSQQATVPILNVLLPGVGVPAAESPPNPRGTAGSEGPQDSQRPKATKRPPEPAGDTAPQKRRRGRPRKRPEDAGDTAELQRRDDGGGSPGGGGATGPLGDSPAGGSLPSQVSVIQDGRPGAKVTDGCKLALEEGTAQQSPDQARSPMGDTGGSCTPQDGGDPPAQRDGHTQAGTGPAAATSQPLDVSPCVTLSQGGSPGLCAHPGT
- the RFX5 gene encoding DNA-binding protein RFX5 isoform X2 — protein: MADDDLSARATKKGDLAPGGTRGGATESSTLLQGLQGTISKSVQNKVDAILQDVQKFSDNDKLYLYLKLPSGPSLGEKSGSLDLSSLSTAEYMHACNWIRNHLEEHTDTCLPKQDVYDAYKRYCDNLCCRPLSAANFGKIIREIFPNIKARRLGGRGQSKYCYSGIRRKTVVSLPPLPSLDLKVTETQSELADLVQSYSSEVMEAACALTCDWAEKILKRSFNNIVEVAQFLIQQHIISARSPRADLVMAMVVSERTEKSHRESRTPTAGKKNGLDAAESGDRNQGQTESGPKPPVPPRPEKKKPPEPPRTGSSPQVNALVARLPLLLPRVPPGDRSALPGATVRSSPPILAPKITAAPLGATVKVALPLPVGTASPSLPPGANGAAGLLSQQATVPILNVLLPGVGVPAAESPPNPRGTAGSEGPQDSQRPKATKRPPEPAGDTAPQKRRRGRPRKRPEDAGDTAELQRRDDGGGSPGGGGATGPLGDSPAGGSLPSQVSVIQDGRPGAKVTDGCKLALEEGTAQQSPDQARSPMGDTGGSCTPQDGGDPPAQRDGHTQAGTGPAAATSQPLDVSPCVTLSQGGSPGLCAHPGT
- the RFX5 gene encoding DNA-binding protein RFX5 isoform X3, translating into MHACNWIRNHLEEHTDTCLPKQDVYDAYKRYCDNLCCRPLSAANFGKIIREIFPNIKARRLGGRGQSKYCYSGIRRKTVVSLPPLPSLDLKVTETQQSELADLVQSYSSEVMEAACALTCDWAEKILKRSFNNIVEVAQFLIQQHIISARSPRADLVMAMVVSERTEKSHRESRTPTAGKKNGLDAAESGDRNQGQTESGPKPPVPPRPEKKKPPEPPRTGSSPQVNALVARLPLLLPRVPPGDRSALPGATVRSSPPILAPKITAAPLGATVKVALPLPVGTASPSLPPGANGAAGLLSQQATVPILNVLLPGVGVPAAESPPNPRGTAGSEGPQDSQRPKATKRPPEPAGDTAPQKRRRGRPRKRPEDAGDTAELQRRDDGGGSPGGGGATGPLGDSPAGGSLPSQVSVIQDGRPGAKVTDGCKLALEEGTAQQSPDQARSPMGDTGGSCTPQDGGDPPAQRDGHTQAGTGPAAATSQPLDVSPCVTLSQGGSPGLCAHPGT